In Winkia neuii, a genomic segment contains:
- a CDS encoding DMSO/selenate family reductase complex B subunit: protein MAQNVIPQPGRHDTADEPFTQKDAGYGFVFDQTLCNGCKACQIACKDKHDLPVGMNWRRVIEYTGGSWHTNKQEGTFTPSVFSYYTSISCNHCENPICMRVCPTTAMSRREDGTVYVDQSKCVGCRYCQWACPYGAPQLDSRTGHMSKCDLCYDYREQGQNPACVDACPTRALGWGPIDALRKEFGSEAGIAPLPDPSITKPHLVVKPHRDAQKWDEGTGTIQNPKEL from the coding sequence ATGGCGCAGAACGTGATCCCCCAACCGGGCAGACACGACACGGCAGACGAACCATTCACGCAGAAAGACGCCGGGTACGGATTTGTTTTCGACCAGACTCTGTGCAACGGATGCAAGGCCTGCCAAATCGCTTGCAAGGACAAGCACGACCTACCCGTGGGCATGAACTGGCGCCGCGTGATCGAATACACAGGTGGATCTTGGCATACCAACAAACAAGAAGGTACCTTCACCCCATCGGTATTCAGCTACTACACCTCCATCTCATGCAACCACTGCGAAAACCCCATCTGCATGCGAGTTTGTCCGACCACCGCGATGAGCCGCCGCGAGGATGGCACGGTCTACGTCGACCAAAGCAAATGCGTTGGTTGCCGCTACTGCCAGTGGGCGTGCCCTTACGGAGCGCCACAGCTTGACTCACGTACCGGACACATGTCAAAGTGCGATTTGTGCTACGACTACCGAGAGCAGGGGCAAAACCCAGCTTGTGTCGACGCCTGTCCCACTCGCGCTCTCGGCTGGGGGCCCATTGACGCGCTTCGCAAGGAATTCGGGTCGGAGGCAGGTATTGCCCCGCTCCCTGACCCGTCCATTACCAAGCCACACCTGGTAGTGAA